From Rhododendron vialii isolate Sample 1 chromosome 10a, ASM3025357v1, the proteins below share one genomic window:
- the LOC131302772 gene encoding uncharacterized protein LOC131302772, with product MDIEDAITRIKELILFFEELREDGFEDLMKEAKELAHDVGFEPVFAKKRVVQRKKQFDEDVVDDAHGSQSPEERFRTSYFLLIIDQALASLNDRFKQFELYDSIFGFLFNAKFKSVSEDQLMEHCTKLESFLEYKQRGDIYGKELFQELRHLKIILPREVTKSIDILDFIKSYWKDGGFQMVWVAYRILLTIPVTVASAERSFSKLKLIKTYLRTTMAQERLSGLAMISIENEYLDKLD from the exons ATGGATATTGAAGATGCAATTACAAGGATAAAAgagttgattttattctttgaaGAGCTTAGAGAAGATGGTTTTGAAGACTTGATGAAGGAAGccaaagaacttgctcatgATGTTGGTTTTGAACcggtttttgcaaaaaaaagagttgttcaaagaaagaagcaatttgATGAGGATGTCGTAGATGATGCCCATGGAAGTCAATCTCCGGAAGAGCGTTTTAGAACTTCTTATTTCCTCCTCATCATAGATCAAGCTCTTGCATCACTTAATGACCGGTTTAAGCAATTTGAACTTTATGACTCAatctttggatttttgtttaacGCAAAATTCAAGAGTGTTAGTGAAGACCAATTGATGGAGCATTGTACTAAACTAGAAAGTTTCTTGGAATACAAACAACGTGGTGATATTTATGGGAAGGAGTTATTCCAAGAGCTTAGacatttgaaaataatattgCCGAGAGAAGTAACAAAATCGATCGACatccttgattttataaagTCTTATTGGAAAGATGGCGGTTTCCAAATGGTTTGGGTTGCTTATCGAATTTTGTTGACTATTCCGGTCACAGTTGCTTCTGCGGAGAGgagcttttcaaagttgaagttgataaaaACATATCTTCGGACTACCATGGCACAAGAGAGATTAAGTGGATTAGctatgatctcaattgaaaatgagtacTTGGATAAATTAGA CTAA
- the LOC131302771 gene encoding uncharacterized protein LOC131302771 has translation MTTSLAGEGTSDWHNLPTKLRDHERNVEHISNVVRWVDLQKGLQQKATIDKKMEDLIDKERVRWKMILVRIIGVVKTLSRNSLPFRGTNEKIYEKNNGLFCQLIEFVAEFDPIMQEHLRRVVDKEIQNHYFSHKIQNELISLLAKEIKDKILKKIFKAKYFSVILDCTPDLSHDEQMSIVIRCVNVEDESKVKVEEFFLGFIKVQDTSGLGLFKRLEGALVDLKLNIDDIRGQGYDNGSNMKGKNQDVQKRLLDVNSKAFYIPCGCHSLNLALCDMAKSSAKARDFFGYVQKVYTLFSGSPQRWDILRAYVKGLTPKALSVTRWESHVESVRAIRNQAPELRDALIKIANVSKEDIVFSEAKGLCKNALEDLSS, from the coding sequence ATGACAACTAGTTTGGCCGGAGAGGGAACTAGTGATTGGCATAACCTTCCTACAAAGCTTAGAGACCATGAAAGGAATGTAGAACATATCTCCAATGTCGTGAGGTGGGTGGACTTGCAAAAGGGGCTTCAACAAAAAGCAACAATTGACAAGAAAATGGAAGATCTAATCGACAAAGAGAGAGTTCGTTGGAAGATGATACTAGTTCGAATAATTGGGGTTGTGAAGACTCTTTCTCGAAATAGTTTGCCATTCCGTGGAACTAATGAGAAGATTTATGAGAAGAATAATGGACTTTTTTGTCAACTTATTGAATTTGTTGCGGAATTTGATCCTATTATGCAAGAGCACCTTCGACGTGTGGTAGATAAAGAGATTCAAAATCATTATTTTagccacaaaattcaaaatgaattgATAAGCTTGTTGGCAAAAGAGATTAAAGATAAAATCTTGAAGAAGATTTTTAAAGCAAAGTACTTTTCGGTTATCCTTGATTGTACTCCGGATCTTAGTCATGATGAACAAATGTCGATTGTTATAAGATGTGTGAATGTTGAGGATGAAAGTAAAGTCAAGGTGGAGGAATTCTTTCTTGGGTTTATTAAGGTTCAAGACACGTCGGGGCTTGGGCTTTTCAAGCGACTTGAAGGAGCTTTGGTTGATCTCAAACTCAACATTGATGATATAAGAGGACAAGGTTATGACAATGGCTCAAATATGAAAGGTAAAAATCAAGATGTACAAAAAAGGCTACTTGATGTAAATTCCAAAGCATTCTATATTCCATGTGGTTGTCATAGCTTAAACCTTGCACTATGTGATATGGCAAAATCTAGTGCGAAAGCAAGAGACTTTTTTGGATATGTGCAAAAAGTTTATACTTTGTTTTCGGGTTCACCACAACGGTGGGATATTCTTAGAGCATATGTGAAGGGTTTGACACCAAAGGCATTGTCAGTTACTCGTTGGGAAAGTCATGTTGAGAGTGTTAGAGCAATAAGAAATCAAGCACCGGAATTAAGAGATGCATTGATCAAAATTGCAAATGTTTCTAAAGAAGATATTGTGTTTTCGGAAGCTAAAGGCTTGTGCAAGAATGCTTTGGAGGATTTGAGTTCTTGA